One Setaria viridis chromosome 7, Setaria_viridis_v4.0, whole genome shotgun sequence genomic region harbors:
- the LOC117862751 gene encoding uncharacterized protein isoform X2: MGSNNLSLTLVVALFSGLLILGAVVGEDECGFLCEDGTYVTCTNYPGQQFPGCSCECGPSDGHGCVVYGSDGSVATVCPR, from the exons atggGCTCCAACAATTTGTCCCTCACACTCGTCGTTGCCCTCTTCTCCG GGCTCCTGATACTGGGGGCGGTCGTCGGCGAGGACGAATGCGGGTTCCTCTGCGAGGACGGGACGTACGTCACCTGCACCAACTATCCCGGGCAGCAGTTCCCCGGCTGCAGCTGCGAGTGCGGGCCGTCGGACGGCCATGGCTGCGTCGTCTACGGCTCCGACGGCTCCGTCGCCACGGTGTGCCCAAGATGA
- the LOC117862751 gene encoding uncharacterized protein isoform X1, which yields MLLWRGLNALGSLYISPSFGAGAAAAAAATMGSNNLSLTLVVALFSGLLILGAVVGEDECGFLCEDGTYVTCTNYPGQQFPGCSCECGPSDGHGCVVYGSDGSVATVCPR from the exons ATGTTACTGTGGAGGGGGCTAAACGCTCTCGGCTCGTTATATATAAGCCCATCGTTTGGAGCTGGAG cagcagcagcagcagcagcaacaatggGCTCCAACAATTTGTCCCTCACACTCGTCGTTGCCCTCTTCTCCG GGCTCCTGATACTGGGGGCGGTCGTCGGCGAGGACGAATGCGGGTTCCTCTGCGAGGACGGGACGTACGTCACCTGCACCAACTATCCCGGGCAGCAGTTCCCCGGCTGCAGCTGCGAGTGCGGGCCGTCGGACGGCCATGGCTGCGTCGTCTACGGCTCCGACGGCTCCGTCGCCACGGTGTGCCCAAGATGA
- the LOC117862750 gene encoding multiple organellar RNA editing factor 3, mitochondrial → MAAASATRRGLTALLLSSSRALPRRLGPLAAAAASAHLTPWAMLASRGAKTASSGGSGYSPLNDPSPNWSNRPPKETILLDGCDYEHWLIVMEFPTDPKPSEEEMVAAYVKTLTAVVGSEEEAKKKIYSVCTTTYTGFGALISEELSYKVKGLPGVLWVLPDSYLDVPNKDYGGDLFVDGKVIHRPQFRFTERQQVRSRPRPRHDRRRDTVQVDRRETMQRGPPTQQQRPPFPQEAAQHPQQHYETMPPGVGK, encoded by the exons ATGGCGGCCGCATCGGCCACCCGCCGCGGCCTCaccgctctcctcctctcctcctctcgcgcgctgccccgccgccttggccccctcgccgccgcagctgcctcAGCCCACCTCACCCCGTGGGCAATGCTTGCGTCGCGCGGGGCCAAGACCGCGTCGTCTGGGGGGTCCGGGTACTCGCCGCTCAACGATCCGTCGCCGAACTGGAGCAACCGCCCGCCCAAGGAGACGATCCTCCTCGACGGCTGCGACTACGAGCACTGGCTCATCGTCATGGAGTTCCCCACCGACCCCAAGCCGTCCGAGGAGGAGATGGTCGCGGCCTACGTCAAGACCCTCACCGCCGTCGTCGGGAG TGAGGAGGAAGCAAAGAAGAAAATCTACTCGGTGTGCACCACAACATACACAGGATTTGGTGCATTGATTTCAGAGGAGTTATCATACAAAGTTAAAG GATTGCCGGGAGTTCTTTGGGTGTTACCTGATTCGTACCTGGATGTTCCTAACAAGGATTACGGAG GTGATCTGTTCGTAGATGGCAAGGTCATCCACAGACCTCAGTTCCGATTTACTGAGAGGCAGCAGGTAAGGAGTAGACCTCGTCCTCGCCACGACAGGCGACGAGATACTGTCCAAGTTGACCGAAGAGAAACGATGCAAAGAGGCCCTCCGACACAGCAGCAGAGGCCACCATTTCCTCAGGAGGCCGCTCAGCATCCGCAGCAACACTATGAAACCATGCCACCAGGAGTAGGAAAGTAA
- the LOC117865030 gene encoding auxin-responsive protein SAUR71: MTMKGLLRCVSTGACRVAPGAVAEPSPSWHGAGGGKVPAGHVPVEVGAEGEETERFVVPAELLCRPPIAELLRRAAQEYGYARRGPLRIPCPAAAFRRLLGALAGAGAADAGLALAYFTVVV, encoded by the coding sequence ATGACGATGAAGGGGTTACTCCGGTGCGTGTCGACGGGGGCGTGCAGGGTGGCGCCGGGCGCCGTGGCggagccgtcgccgtcgtggcaCGGGGCGGGCGGGGGGAAGGTGCCGGCGGGGCACGTGCCGGTGGAGGTCGgcgcggagggggaggagacggAGCGCTTCGTCGTCCCCGCCGAGCTGCTGTGCCGCCCGCCCATCGCCGAGctgctccgccgcgccgcgcaggAGTACGGCTACGCGCGCCGGGGCCCGCTGCGCATCCCCTGCCCCGCCGCGGcgttccgccgcctcctcggcgcgctcgccggcgccggcgccgccgatgcCGGGCTCGCGCTCGCGTACTTCACCGTCGTCGTCTGA
- the LOC140223350 gene encoding auxin-responsive protein SAUR32-like codes for MNWKRKSFGRGSEAMRERLIQQQEEGGCVPRGCVAVVVGGDEEPEERVVVDVRALAQPCVRALLEMAEREFGYAQKGVLRIPCAADEFRRAVAADSHRCTRR; via the coding sequence ATGAACTGGAAGCGGAAGAGCTTCGGCAGGGGCAGCGAGGCGATGCGGGAGCGGCTGAtccagcagcaggaggagggagggtgCGTGCCGCGGGGGtgcgtggcggtggtggtgggcgggGACGAGGAGCCGGAGGAGCGGGTTGTGGTGGACGTGCGCGCGCTCGCGCAGCCCTGCGTCCGGGCGCTGCTGGAGATGGCGGAGCGCGAGTTCGGCTACGCCCAGAAGGGCGTGCTGCGGATCCCCTGCGCCGCCGACGAgttccgccgcgccgtcgccgccgacagCCACCGGTGCACCAGGCGGTAG